The Candidatus Krumholzibacteriia bacterium sequence GCAATGTCCTCTCCTGCACGAGCACGATCGAGCAACTCTTCGGCAGCGGCATCGTGGTCGAGGACTACGGATTCCTGCTGAACAATGAGCTCAGCGATTTCAACTGGTGGCCTCAAGCAGAACCGACTCCCAATGACCTCGATCCCTCCCGTCGAAGTCTGGGAGGACGAGACCACGGAAAGCGCCCCCGAAGCAGTATGTGCCCGGTCATCGTCTACGATGAAAAGGGCAGTCCCCGTTATGCCCTCGGCTCTCCGGGTGGCTCGCGAATCATCGGAACAGTGGCCTCGGTACTCACCTCTTTGCTGGACTACGATCTTCCCCTGCAATCCGCCCTGGACTTCCCGCGTATGCACAGCCGGGGAGGAGGGCTGGATCTGGAGAGCTTCGGCTGGAACCGGGATCGTGTCGCGGACTCCCTCTCGGCGAGAGGATGGAGCATCCGCCCCCTGAGGTCTTTTCCCCTTCTCAATGGCGATGTGCAGGCCATCGGGATCCTCGAAGACGGCCGCCGCCAGGCCGCCGCAGACCCTCGAAATGATGGTGCCGCAAGGGCACATTGAGGCTCTTGCCTCCGGCCTCTGCGCTTGCCAGATTGAGGGGGTTTCAAACCCCTTACTCTGGAATATGAGGTATTTCATGGCCGACAATACTGCCGACCTGGCTGGACCCGGAGTCAGCACCTGCGAGGAACTGGCAAAGGTGCTACCCGACAATTACGAGAATCTTCTCAGCTCCAAGGACACGATGAAGGCTCTCTACAAGGTGAAGAGCTACATCGAGGAGAATCTCTGCAAGGAACTGAACCTGATGATGGTCCAGTGTCCGCTGATCATGGACAAGAACAGCGGCATGAACGACTACCTGGACCGGGATGGCTCCCGAACTCCGGTGGACTTCGGGGCCGGACTGGGTCTGGATCGCCGCATTGAGACCCAGGTCGTTCAGGCTGTCACCAAGTGGAAGCGTTTTGCGCTGAAGCAGTACGAATGCGATCAGGGTGAAGGCATCTGCACGGACATGCGCGCCGTTCGCAAGGACTACTTCCTCGTCCACGACCACAGTTCCTATGTGGATCAGTGGGACTGGGAGCGCGTCTGCACCGAAGAAGAGCGGACTCTCGAAGCCCTGACCGATACCGTGAAGAAGATCTGGAAGGTTCTCCGGGGCGCGGAAGACCTTGCGCACGAGATGTACCCGGTTCTCGACAAGTTCCCGAAGATGCCCGACGAGTTGTACTTCATTCACGCAGAAGACCTTCTCGCCAAGTACCCCGACCTGCCTCGCAAGCAGCGGGAGGCGGCGATCCTGCAGGAACACCCGGCCATCTTCATCTATGGCATCGGCTGGACCCTGGAAGACGGTTATCCGCATGAGATGCGTGCCGCCGACTATGACGACTGGGTCAGCGAGACGGTGTCGGAGGATGGGCGTCCAATGCACGGGCTGAACGGCGACATCCTCATTTGGAACTCCATAACGAATCGCCGTCACGAGTTGACCAGCATGGGTGTCCGCGTCACAGCCGAGACTCTCCGCAAACAGTTGGAGATCACCGGCCAGAAGGACTTCCTCGAAATGCCCTACCACCAGATGATTCTCAATGGGGATATCCCGCTGAGCATCGGAGGCGGGCTCGGGCAGTCGAGGATCTACTCCTACATTCTCAAGAAGGCCGCCCTGGGTGAGGTCAGCGTAACGATCTGGCCCGAGCAACTTCACGAGCTCTGTGATGAGCGGGGAATCCACCTGCTGAAATAGGCACAATCAGAACGGGGCCCCTTTTTTTGTGCCCTTTTCCCCTTCCCTGAGCATTGAGAGAAGGCTACCTTGTCCCGGTTACCAGCAAGGAGAATCTCCATGAGTGATCGTCGTATGCCCGAAGTCATTGGCGCCCGACACCGGGTTCCCCTTCTCAATGGAGACAGCGTCGAAAGTGCTTTCTTCGACAACGCCGCCAGCACGAAACCCTTTCTCGCAGTTAGCGACTACCTGCGCGAGGTCGAACCCTGGTACTCCAACATTCATCGGGGAATGGGCTTCGACTCCATGTACTGCACCCATCTTTACGAGGAAGCACGCAACCGCATCCTGGAGTTTGTCGGTGGAGAGGCGGGCACGCACATTGTCATTCCGGTACGAAACACCACCGAAGGCTTGAACCTGCTGGCCATGACCATGAACCTCGATCCTCTGCAGGATGTGGTTCTCACTTCCATCATGGAACACCACAGCAATGACCTTCCCTGGCGGGGCAAGGCCCAGGTGGAATACATTCCCGCAGACATCGAGGGCAATCTGGACCTCGAATGGATCAGGAAAGCGCTGATACGCCACGCGGGCGCAGTAAAACTGATCGCGGTAACCGGCGCCAGCAATGTCCTCGGCACAGTTACTCCCATCGACGAGATCGCGAGAATGGCCCACGAACATGGCGCCCGAATCGTGGTGGACGCAGCGCAACTGGTTCCCCATCGCAAGGTCTCCATTCAATGCTCCGAGGATCCCTGTCATATCGACTACCTGGTCTTCTCCGCCCACAAGATGAACTCCCCCTATGGTGAAGGGGCTGTGGTCGGCGACTTCCAGCACTTCAAGGATGCGGCACCCTACCTTCAGGGCGGAGGAACGGTCTACTCGGTCAGTCTGGACCATGTAATCTGGGCCGATCCTCCGGACAAGCAGGAAGCCGGCACACCGAACATTCTGG is a genomic window containing:
- a CDS encoding aspartate--ammonia ligase, which gives rise to MRYFMADNTADLAGPGVSTCEELAKVLPDNYENLLSSKDTMKALYKVKSYIEENLCKELNLMMVQCPLIMDKNSGMNDYLDRDGSRTPVDFGAGLGLDRRIETQVVQAVTKWKRFALKQYECDQGEGICTDMRAVRKDYFLVHDHSSYVDQWDWERVCTEEERTLEALTDTVKKIWKVLRGAEDLAHEMYPVLDKFPKMPDELYFIHAEDLLAKYPDLPRKQREAAILQEHPAIFIYGIGWTLEDGYPHEMRAADYDDWVSETVSEDGRPMHGLNGDILIWNSITNRRHELTSMGVRVTAETLRKQLEITGQKDFLEMPYHQMILNGDIPLSIGGGLGQSRIYSYILKKAALGEVSVTIWPEQLHELCDERGIHLLK
- a CDS encoding aminotransferase class V-fold PLP-dependent enzyme, yielding MSDRRMPEVIGARHRVPLLNGDSVESAFFDNAASTKPFLAVSDYLREVEPWYSNIHRGMGFDSMYCTHLYEEARNRILEFVGGEAGTHIVIPVRNTTEGLNLLAMTMNLDPLQDVVLTSIMEHHSNDLPWRGKAQVEYIPADIEGNLDLEWIRKALIRHAGAVKLIAVTGASNVLGTVTPIDEIARMAHEHGARIVVDAAQLVPHRKVSIQCSEDPCHIDYLVFSAHKMNSPYGEGAVVGDFQHFKDAAPYLQGGGTVYSVSLDHVIWADPPDKQEAGTPNILGMLALAKAIDVMEEVGMEAIEAHEAELTRLLLEGMREIPRVGIFGKTDPEDLEDRLGVVTFTMAGLHHGLVAAILSYEGGISVRNGCFCAHPLIKHMLNISMEQEAEFEAALRAGDRSEVPGAVRVSVGIHNTEEEVDRFLDMLRVIAKEEWQGDYEQDPATGEFFPRGYRFSFDNIQS